Proteins from a single region of Sporosarcina sp. P33:
- a CDS encoding polysaccharide biosynthesis protein, whose protein sequence is MALTKWNMKSFMKGASILTMAAVIVKVLSAMYRVPFQNLVGDKGFYIYQQVYPFIGIFIVWTSSGFAVAVSKMLAESRSPGESRGILRVSLAYLLLLSAGVFLLLRSGSSVFAEWMGDTALAPVLQAGAYIVLVLPFLAVLKGVFQSEGQMIPVAISNVSEQLLRVVIVLAGTWIAVRTGTSLYKIGEITMWAAVAGEAAGVLILTWFFLQRERMAAAAVKPWKVVRELTKISISVSASSLILLVFQLVDSFTIYNALVQAGTVSEAAMEMKGVYDRGQPLAQMGILLASTLALALVPLIAHHASKTDGRSALPFISLTFRTSILFGWAATIGLILVLPYVNEMLFQTRTGSVALIIFCIQIFWLSIILPLTAILQGSGNVRGPLILMLLGILIKLAATPPMVRHFGIEGAAASGAVAFAVVAVLLIIYFKRYWKLPLAPFRFYAVLAGAGAAMAGVLIPWTLSVDYWLSDALSSRASAALTALSAVAIGAIIFLFVVLKSRIMKEKEWYLLPFGKRLATAQLWLTKNRR, encoded by the coding sequence ATGGCGTTGACTAAGTGGAATATGAAGTCGTTTATGAAAGGTGCGTCGATTCTTACGATGGCGGCCGTCATTGTCAAAGTGTTGAGCGCAATGTACCGGGTGCCTTTTCAAAACCTGGTTGGAGATAAAGGGTTTTATATTTATCAGCAAGTATATCCGTTCATTGGAATATTTATCGTCTGGACATCGTCAGGATTTGCGGTCGCCGTGTCGAAAATGCTGGCGGAAAGCAGAAGCCCGGGGGAGTCACGTGGAATTTTACGTGTGTCGCTTGCTTATCTTCTCTTATTATCCGCAGGTGTTTTTCTGTTATTGCGGTCTGGATCTTCGGTCTTTGCGGAATGGATGGGTGACACTGCATTGGCGCCTGTTCTGCAGGCCGGGGCATATATTGTGCTTGTGCTGCCGTTTCTTGCCGTTCTGAAGGGTGTCTTCCAATCAGAAGGACAAATGATACCTGTTGCGATATCCAATGTGTCGGAACAGTTACTCCGCGTCGTGATTGTACTTGCGGGCACGTGGATTGCTGTGCGCACGGGAACGTCGCTTTATAAAATAGGGGAAATTACAATGTGGGCCGCAGTGGCCGGCGAAGCGGCGGGCGTCTTGATTCTCACATGGTTCTTCCTGCAGCGTGAACGCATGGCAGCAGCAGCCGTGAAACCGTGGAAAGTGGTCAGGGAGCTGACCAAAATCAGTATAAGTGTCAGTGCAAGCTCTTTAATATTACTGGTCTTTCAATTAGTGGACTCATTTACAATTTACAATGCGCTAGTTCAGGCCGGTACAGTAAGTGAAGCGGCTATGGAAATGAAAGGTGTCTATGACCGCGGACAGCCGCTGGCGCAAATGGGCATTTTGCTGGCATCGACTTTAGCGCTCGCATTAGTGCCCCTAATTGCACACCATGCTTCAAAAACAGACGGTCGCAGTGCATTGCCATTCATCAGTCTGACATTCCGCACGTCTATTTTATTCGGCTGGGCCGCCACAATCGGACTGATTCTTGTGCTGCCTTATGTGAATGAAATGCTGTTTCAGACTCGGACAGGTTCCGTTGCTCTGATCATCTTCTGTATACAGATTTTCTGGCTGTCGATTATCCTGCCGTTGACAGCGATCTTGCAGGGGAGCGGAAACGTGCGGGGGCCGCTTATACTTATGCTGCTCGGTATACTCATTAAACTGGCAGCCACACCGCCGATGGTCCGGCACTTCGGCATTGAAGGTGCTGCTGCGTCAGGTGCCGTTGCGTTTGCTGTTGTTGCCGTGTTGTTAATCATCTATTTCAAGCGTTACTGGAAGCTTCCGCTGGCGCCATTCCGTTTTTATGCAGTGCTGGCCGGTGCAGGCGCAGCGATGGCGGGGGTGCTGATTCCGTGGACGCTGTCAGTGGATTATTGGCTGTCAGACGCACTGTCATCACGCGCAAGCGCTGCGCTGACTGCACTTTCGGCTGTCGCAATCGGAGCAATCATATTCCTTTTCGTCGTCTTGAAATCACGTATAATGAAAGAAAAAGAGTGGTATTTGCTGCCTTTCGGTAAAAGACTGGCGACTGCTCAACTATGGCTAACTAAAAATAGAAGGTGA
- the mazG gene encoding nucleoside triphosphate pyrophosphohydrolase, with translation MNKITVIGLGASDLDQLSLGTYRLLKQADHLFVRTEEHPVVKELRSEGLKMDSFDAIYEANDAFEDVYQQIVEKLLEMSMKQPITYAVPGHPLVAERTVQLLIEKERAGEIELHIAGGSSFLDPIFTALRIDPIEGFQLLDGTDLKRDDVRMDQHVLIGQVYDAFVASDVKLSLMEKYPDDHTVTIVTSAGSQDETLTEVPLFELDRVVALNNLTTVYVPPLPDREQRLKEWSSFREIIAALRAPDGCPWDREQTHESLKRYVIEESFELIQAIDEEDDESIIEELGDVLLQVFLHAQIGEDNGYFSMEDVLETVGAKMIRRHPHVFAQTKADTTDDVLTNWQAIKEQEKPRPSSLLDGQERLASSMLTAYNYQKAAAKVGFDWPSIEGAFDKFREEWKEFQEEVRSGGTEQQLDELGDVLFTIINIARFLKISPEEAMWHTNKKFKSRFQFVEQSVKQGSGDFSDYTAEELEEFWRQAKRKEGTQ, from the coding sequence GTGAATAAGATAACCGTCATTGGATTAGGTGCAAGTGATTTGGACCAGCTGTCACTCGGCACATACCGATTATTGAAACAGGCTGACCATCTCTTTGTCCGTACGGAAGAACATCCTGTCGTAAAGGAGTTGCGTTCTGAAGGTCTCAAAATGGACAGTTTCGATGCAATCTATGAAGCGAATGATGCATTTGAAGATGTCTATCAGCAAATTGTCGAAAAGCTGCTTGAAATGAGCATGAAACAGCCGATTACATATGCCGTGCCGGGTCATCCGCTTGTGGCGGAACGCACGGTTCAATTGCTGATTGAGAAAGAACGGGCGGGTGAAATCGAACTGCATATCGCAGGCGGAAGCAGCTTTTTGGATCCCATTTTTACCGCGTTGCGTATAGATCCGATCGAAGGCTTTCAGCTGCTTGACGGAACGGACTTGAAGCGTGATGACGTACGCATGGATCAGCATGTCTTAATTGGACAAGTTTACGATGCATTTGTCGCTTCAGATGTGAAATTATCTCTAATGGAAAAGTATCCCGACGATCACACCGTTACGATTGTAACGTCTGCAGGCTCACAGGATGAAACGTTGACAGAAGTCCCTTTGTTTGAGCTTGACCGCGTCGTGGCTTTGAATAACCTGACGACAGTCTACGTACCGCCGCTTCCTGACCGTGAACAGCGGTTGAAAGAATGGAGTTCATTCCGTGAGATTATCGCGGCCTTGCGCGCGCCGGACGGCTGTCCTTGGGATCGTGAGCAGACGCATGAATCATTGAAGCGTTATGTAATTGAAGAATCTTTCGAGCTGATACAGGCGATTGACGAAGAAGACGACGAATCAATCATTGAAGAACTTGGTGATGTGCTCCTGCAAGTGTTCCTGCACGCGCAAATCGGTGAAGACAACGGGTACTTCTCCATGGAAGACGTTCTTGAAACGGTCGGAGCGAAAATGATCCGTCGCCACCCGCATGTCTTTGCGCAAACGAAAGCAGATACGACAGACGACGTGCTGACAAACTGGCAGGCGATCAAGGAACAGGAAAAGCCGAGACCGTCCAGTTTGCTGGACGGTCAGGAACGTCTGGCATCATCCATGCTCACTGCCTACAATTATCAGAAAGCCGCCGCAAAAGTTGGATTCGACTGGCCTTCCATAGAAGGAGCTTTTGACAAGTTCCGGGAAGAGTGGAAGGAGTTCCAGGAAGAAGTGCGCAGCGGCGGGACGGAGCAGCAGCTGGACGAGCTTGGAGATGTCTTGTTCACTATCATCAACATAGCAAGATTCTTGAAAATCTCACCGGAAGAAGCGATGTGGCATACGAATAAAAAATTCAAATC
- a CDS encoding NADP-dependent malic enzyme, which yields MNKKYKSSLHMHQIHNGKMEVVSKVPLENKEDLSLAYSPGVAEPCVEIAHDPSLAYEYTIKGNLVAVVTDGTAVLGLGDIGPEAALPVMEGKALLLKQFAGIDAFPICLDTKNVDEIVNIVKMMSPTFGAVNLEDISAPRCFEIEQRLREECNIPIFHDDQHGTAIVVGAGLLNALKVVGKERSEVKIVLNGAGAAGVAITKLLLNMGFENIIMCDSKGIIFEGRDYSMNDIKHEMSRVTNLEKIEGSLEDAMKGADVFVGVSVANLLTKELIALMNTDPIVFGLANPNPELKPELAEEYGVRIIATGRSDYPNQVNNVLAFPGIFRGALDVRATEINEEMKLAATYAIADLIKDEDLRDDYIIPDPFDDRIPTIVAHAVGKAAMRTGVSVAKELILPNR from the coding sequence ATGAACAAGAAATACAAATCTTCTTTACACATGCATCAAATTCACAACGGAAAAATGGAAGTCGTTTCAAAAGTGCCATTGGAAAATAAAGAGGATTTGAGTTTGGCGTACTCGCCGGGTGTTGCTGAACCTTGTGTAGAAATCGCTCATGATCCGTCTCTTGCATATGAATATACAATCAAAGGAAATCTGGTGGCAGTTGTGACGGATGGAACGGCGGTTCTCGGCCTTGGAGACATCGGCCCTGAAGCTGCACTGCCAGTCATGGAAGGTAAAGCGCTGCTGCTGAAACAGTTTGCCGGGATCGATGCGTTTCCAATCTGTCTTGATACAAAGAACGTTGATGAAATTGTAAATATTGTAAAAATGATGAGCCCGACATTCGGTGCGGTAAATCTGGAAGACATCTCTGCGCCGCGTTGTTTTGAAATTGAGCAAAGGCTGCGGGAAGAATGCAATATCCCGATTTTCCATGATGACCAGCACGGCACGGCAATCGTAGTAGGTGCCGGATTACTGAATGCATTGAAAGTGGTCGGCAAAGAACGCAGTGAAGTGAAGATCGTATTGAACGGTGCCGGAGCGGCAGGCGTGGCAATTACAAAGCTGTTGCTTAACATGGGCTTCGAGAACATTATTATGTGTGATTCAAAAGGAATTATTTTTGAAGGCCGAGACTATTCGATGAACGACATCAAGCATGAAATGTCCCGTGTTACGAATCTTGAAAAGATCGAAGGTTCATTGGAAGATGCGATGAAAGGTGCAGACGTCTTCGTGGGTGTATCTGTCGCAAACTTGTTGACGAAAGAATTGATTGCCCTGATGAACACAGACCCGATCGTATTCGGACTGGCGAACCCAAATCCTGAATTGAAGCCTGAGTTAGCTGAAGAATACGGCGTGCGTATTATTGCGACGGGCCGCTCAGACTATCCTAACCAGGTCAATAACGTCTTGGCATTCCCGGGCATCTTCCGCGGTGCACTTGACGTCAGGGCAACGGAAATTAACGAAGAGATGAAGCTTGCAGCAACCTATGCTATTGCCGATTTGATCAAGGATGAAGACTTGCGTGATGATTATATCATTCCTGATCCATTCGATGACCGTATTCCGACAATCGTTGCACATGCAGTAGGGAAAGCGGCAATGCGCACAGGTGTATCCGTTGCAAAAGAACTGATTCTGCCAAACCGATAA
- the ytaF gene encoding sporulation membrane protein YtaF, protein MTWLLIAGFAISSSIDNFGVGLSYGVQRVRIPPASNALIAAICFIFSLIGIVSGAWLAELLPGMLPDLIAFAVLSMIGIRIMVIAFRQQKRHQSNVFSEPERMDFDGSSHISLGEALLLGIALSANALTNGVGAGLLALSPIAIALSAAIGSYITLSAGVRLGARLAGVQIGRMSVGQFGTFMSGVIILLIAFTRLF, encoded by the coding sequence ATGACTTGGCTACTGATCGCGGGTTTTGCAATTTCATCCAGCATCGACAACTTTGGAGTCGGACTTTCTTACGGGGTACAGCGGGTTCGGATTCCGCCCGCATCGAATGCGCTTATAGCGGCAATTTGTTTTATCTTCAGTTTGATCGGCATCGTGTCGGGGGCATGGCTGGCTGAACTGTTACCGGGAATGCTTCCTGATCTCATAGCATTTGCAGTACTCAGTATGATCGGGATACGAATTATGGTCATTGCTTTTCGGCAGCAGAAAAGACATCAGTCTAATGTATTCAGCGAGCCTGAAAGAATGGACTTTGACGGATCTTCGCATATTAGCCTTGGAGAAGCGCTGCTGCTCGGCATCGCACTCTCCGCGAATGCACTGACGAACGGTGTAGGAGCTGGACTGCTGGCATTGTCGCCCATTGCGATCGCGCTGTCAGCGGCAATCGGCAGTTATATCACATTATCGGCGGGCGTCAGATTAGGTGCCAGATTGGCGGGTGTCCAAATCGGCAGAATGTCTGTCGGACAGTTTGGAACATTCATGAGCGGCGTGATTATTTTATTGATTGCATTCACACGCCTGTTTTGA